One genomic region from Reichenbachiella ulvae encodes:
- a CDS encoding nuclear transport factor 2 family protein encodes MSHIAIIEQFYGAFANKDLPKMIDCYHPDVEFQDPVFGLLDYEHTCAMWDMLIKAGADLEIYFDNVQSEGDKGSVEWGAIYTFSKTGRKVHNRIKANLQFADGKIIKHTDQFDLWRWTQMAFGPIGFVMGWTPFFKSKLRAQVRRSLLSFMKKNQA; translated from the coding sequence ATGAGTCACATTGCAATAATAGAACAGTTTTATGGCGCTTTTGCCAATAAGGATTTGCCAAAGATGATAGATTGCTATCACCCTGATGTAGAATTTCAAGATCCTGTTTTTGGTCTTCTCGATTACGAGCACACATGTGCGATGTGGGATATGTTGATCAAAGCAGGTGCCGATTTGGAAATATACTTTGACAATGTACAGTCAGAGGGGGATAAAGGATCCGTAGAGTGGGGAGCCATCTATACCTTCTCTAAAACCGGCCGAAAAGTCCATAATCGCATAAAAGCCAACCTGCAATTCGCAGATGGTAAAATCATAAAGCACACTGACCAATTCGACTTATGGAGGTGGACTCAAATGGCTTTTGGTCCCATAGGATTCGTGATGGGATGGACGCCTTTTTTTAAGAGTAAACTGCGTGCACAGGTTCGAAGATCCTTGCTTTCCTTTATGAAGAAAAACCAAGCTTAG
- a CDS encoding PUR family DNA/RNA-binding protein, whose translation MEDNKDNERTEIFSERVRAGKRTYFFDVKATRSNDYYLTITESKRRYKDDGFFYEKHKIFLYKEDFNKFVKALNESIGYVKDELMPDVDFEAFDNEDEDARDNASHGVAASANSELNWD comes from the coding sequence GTGGAAGATAATAAAGACAATGAAAGAACTGAGATTTTCTCAGAGAGAGTAAGGGCAGGGAAACGAACCTACTTTTTTGATGTAAAGGCGACCAGGTCAAATGACTATTATTTAACCATTACGGAAAGCAAAAGACGCTACAAGGATGACGGTTTTTTCTACGAAAAACATAAGATATTCCTTTACAAAGAAGATTTTAACAAATTCGTAAAAGCACTGAATGAGTCCATCGGTTATGTGAAAGACGAATTAATGCCAGATGTGGATTTTGAGGCATTTGACAATGAAGATGAAGATGCCAGAGACAATGCTTCACATGGGGTAGCCGCCAGCGCTAATAGCGAGCTCAACTGGGATTAA
- a CDS encoding SDR family NAD(P)-dependent oxidoreductase, with amino-acid sequence MSKGNVLITGVSTGIGFYATRRFIAEGYTVYGSVRKKEDAERLEAKFGEAYRPLIFDVTDEEMVQQAARVVESEIADEGLQLLVNNSGMAVTGPSQCLSTADFRKQFEVNFLGLVSVTNAFLPLLGAKENSSLPPGKIINISSVAAKSGMPYMTPYGSSKAAVDAYSEGLRRELMLFGIDVVVFNPGPIKTPIWDKVEEPEASMKESPYGPSLLRFLDLSKREAAKAIPVEEFCDQLFEVFQKKKAKTFYLVIRDKWTKFIIPRLLFSDRAMDRLMFKVLKMKR; translated from the coding sequence ATGTCCAAGGGTAATGTTTTGATTACAGGAGTATCGACGGGTATCGGTTTTTATGCTACTCGTAGATTTATTGCTGAGGGCTATACTGTATATGGCAGTGTCCGAAAAAAGGAGGATGCTGAAAGGTTGGAAGCCAAATTTGGTGAGGCCTATCGCCCTTTGATTTTTGATGTGACGGACGAAGAGATGGTCCAACAAGCCGCTCGCGTAGTAGAAAGTGAAATTGCAGACGAGGGTTTACAATTGTTGGTCAATAATTCAGGGATGGCAGTCACTGGCCCATCTCAATGCTTGAGCACAGCGGATTTTAGGAAGCAATTTGAGGTCAATTTTCTTGGTTTAGTATCTGTTACGAATGCTTTTCTTCCCCTTTTGGGAGCAAAAGAAAATAGTTCGCTGCCTCCCGGTAAAATCATCAACATTAGTTCTGTCGCAGCTAAAAGCGGCATGCCATACATGACGCCATATGGTAGTTCTAAAGCAGCTGTTGATGCTTATTCTGAGGGGTTAAGGCGTGAATTGATGTTGTTCGGGATAGATGTAGTGGTTTTCAATCCGGGCCCGATCAAGACACCCATATGGGATAAGGTCGAAGAGCCTGAAGCATCCATGAAAGAATCTCCATACGGCCCATCCTTACTTCGCTTTTTGGATTTGTCCAAAAGAGAAGCTGCTAAAGCCATACCTGTAGAAGAGTTTTGCGATCAGCTTTTTGAAGTATTCCAAAAGAAAAAAGCTAAGACCTTTTATTTGGTGATTCGGGACAAGTGGACCAAATTTATCATTCCGAGATTGCTGTTTTCTGATCGAGCCATGGATCGACTAATGTTCAAAGTTTTAAAAATGAAAAGATGA
- a CDS encoding DUF58 domain-containing protein, whose protein sequence is MKLKLDINTIKESANIELLAKQMVEGFVTGLHKSPYHGFSVEFAEHSLYNYGESTRNIDWKVYAKTDRLYTKKFEEETNLRCHLVLDTSSSMYYPADSFGKIRFAVMAAAALAYLLHKQRDAVGVFTFDEQITHQSEVRSTSSHLHHLFGLFQNLFDQKPEHQATAVPEVLHEIADKIARRSLVILFSDMLHSSDNSDEVFAALQHLKHNKHEVLVFHINDSETEREFNFEDRPYKFQDLESGTIVKLSPSEVKDQYQKQMQSFVQELKLKCSQLKIDFVDCDIKNGFDDVLSAYLVKRSKMR, encoded by the coding sequence TTGAAACTCAAACTAGATATCAACACGATAAAGGAGTCTGCCAACATTGAGCTTTTGGCTAAACAAATGGTGGAAGGATTCGTGACTGGACTGCACAAATCTCCATACCATGGGTTTTCTGTTGAGTTTGCTGAGCACAGTCTTTACAACTACGGAGAAAGTACCAGAAACATTGACTGGAAAGTCTACGCCAAAACTGATAGGCTTTACACTAAAAAATTCGAAGAAGAAACCAACCTAAGATGTCACCTGGTTTTGGACACTTCTTCTTCCATGTACTACCCCGCAGATTCTTTTGGCAAAATAAGATTTGCAGTAATGGCTGCTGCAGCTTTGGCCTATCTCCTTCACAAACAACGTGATGCAGTAGGCGTTTTTACTTTTGACGAGCAAATTACGCACCAGTCAGAAGTAAGGTCCACCTCCTCTCATTTACACCATTTGTTTGGGTTGTTTCAAAATCTATTTGATCAAAAACCGGAACACCAGGCAACAGCCGTTCCAGAGGTACTGCATGAAATCGCAGACAAAATTGCGAGACGTTCCCTGGTGATTCTCTTCTCAGACATGCTTCACAGTTCGGACAATTCTGACGAAGTGTTTGCCGCACTTCAGCACTTGAAGCACAACAAACATGAAGTTTTGGTCTTTCACATCAATGACAGTGAAACCGAGCGAGAATTCAACTTTGAGGACCGTCCTTACAAATTTCAGGATCTAGAATCAGGAACCATCGTGAAACTAAGTCCATCGGAAGTAAAGGATCAATACCAAAAGCAAATGCAAAGTTTCGTTCAGGAATTGAAACTGAAATGCTCACAATTAAAAATCGATTTTGTTGATTGCGATATTAAAAATGGTTTTGATGATGTATTATCGGCCTATCTGGTCAAAAGAAGTAAAATGCGTTAG
- a CDS encoding TrmH family RNA methyltransferase, with translation MISNKESKFIKSLQLKKFRKLENKFLVEGAKNVLELLKSDLKIDQLFGTEAFLNQYSSDTHSYDFREVTERELSKVGSLTTNNAALAVVEIPDVEKPDLQQSLLGFDRVKDPGNLGTIIRIADWYGFRHIICSSDSVDCYNPKVVSATMGSFARVRVIYDDLSDWIAQFPNSYGATLNGGDIHQVKFEEPAFLVFGNESTGISEDLIDQLGQEVKIPAYGGAESLNVAVSTAVFCDNFKRSLKGQ, from the coding sequence ATGATCTCAAACAAAGAGTCAAAATTCATTAAATCCCTACAATTAAAAAAATTTAGGAAACTTGAAAACAAGTTCTTGGTTGAAGGTGCAAAAAATGTGCTGGAATTATTGAAATCAGACCTCAAGATTGATCAATTATTCGGGACAGAAGCATTTTTAAATCAATATTCTTCAGATACCCACTCTTACGACTTTCGAGAGGTGACTGAAAGGGAACTTTCGAAGGTCGGTAGCCTCACCACTAACAATGCCGCTTTGGCTGTAGTTGAGATACCTGATGTGGAAAAACCTGATTTGCAGCAATCCCTATTGGGGTTTGATCGAGTCAAAGATCCAGGCAATTTGGGAACGATCATTCGCATTGCTGATTGGTATGGCTTTCGTCATATCATTTGCTCGTCCGATTCTGTAGATTGTTACAATCCTAAGGTAGTTTCTGCTACCATGGGCTCTTTTGCACGCGTTCGTGTCATATATGACGATCTTTCTGATTGGATCGCTCAATTTCCAAATAGCTATGGAGCCACTCTTAATGGTGGAGATATTCATCAAGTTAAATTTGAGGAGCCGGCATTTTTGGTTTTTGGGAATGAATCGACCGGTATAAGCGAAGACCTGATTGACCAGTTGGGACAAGAGGTGAAAATTCCCGCCTACGGAGGTGCAGAATCTTTGAATGTAGCGGTGTCTACTGCCGTTTTTTGTGATAATTTTAAGAGATCACTGAAAGGCCAATAA
- the tamL gene encoding translocation and assembly module lipoprotein TamL: protein MRSVIRVALLLSLWGGLDSCMGRRYLKGDQKLLVDQNLEGAQKLNKEEIESLYAYEPNEKILFIPWSPYVDLYQLGKKSYDSSKYENKKIKLRKKYNKKIARAQEKDRENRERKLKQKLAKKINKQNKNLKEGNQAMRLGEPLAIYDTALENETVEKIEKYLHAKGYFNAEVSRDTEETIKLVTSTYTIDRKEAYLLDSIFYRAPDSLVLKILQKEDANSLLIKGENYDQDIISKERERINDIMLNNGYYDFNRKLIGFRVDTTTLGDRKVMVGIVVNNPPDRDSHKIFRLDSVIFNTDADITGLSQKRSHKTYNGVTYQFHQRRYNEKILDWRLFLQPDSLYSKANTLETQKQLSNMDIFKFINVNYDTTGGQFIANVFTSPLKKYQTSTEAGLSVSQGLPGPFLNMSVKNRNIFKGLEVAELSGRVGFEGLTGATETGNPYSSLDYGANLSLTFPQFVMPLGKNIKSNLGRFNPKTKILFGLNFNSRTEYLRNNINAVWAYTWQNYNKRRSYTVNMIDVNYINSDITDPAYRELLENLEAQGNNLIRSFEPSFISGSSLTAIYNINEYGNKTSRASFLRYQIETGGNFIQSFPYTDIDSDNKLEFFKFAKLDVDFRQTLPVNSIITLAYRAHAGVAIPYGDNKTLPYEKFFFAGGSNSIRAWEPRRLGPGTYLPLDSAGNYSNNFEQPAEIILELSAEFRHQLFGPIHGAFFIDAGNSWTFNESDDRPGANFESDFLSEIAVGGGYGVRVDFSFLILRLDAAWKLIDPASTSRFSDNNRSSVFDLPDYEGYNRLIWNIGIGYPF from the coding sequence ATGCGCTCTGTAATTAGGGTCGCTCTTTTACTTTCCCTGTGGGGAGGTCTGGACTCATGTATGGGGCGCAGATACCTCAAAGGGGATCAAAAGTTACTCGTGGACCAAAATCTGGAAGGTGCTCAAAAACTGAACAAAGAAGAAATCGAGTCCTTGTATGCTTATGAGCCGAACGAAAAAATTCTTTTCATCCCATGGTCTCCCTATGTCGATCTCTATCAACTAGGAAAGAAATCCTATGATTCATCTAAATATGAAAACAAAAAAATAAAGCTTAGAAAAAAGTATAACAAGAAAATTGCCAGGGCTCAGGAAAAAGACAGGGAAAATCGTGAAAGAAAACTCAAGCAGAAGCTGGCTAAAAAGATCAACAAGCAAAACAAGAACCTAAAAGAAGGCAACCAAGCCATGAGACTCGGTGAGCCACTCGCTATCTATGACACGGCACTAGAAAACGAGACAGTTGAAAAAATAGAGAAGTACCTACACGCCAAGGGATACTTTAATGCTGAGGTGAGCAGAGATACCGAAGAGACCATAAAGCTGGTCACTTCCACCTATACCATTGATCGAAAAGAGGCCTATCTTCTAGACTCTATTTTCTATCGTGCACCCGATTCTTTAGTCCTGAAGATACTTCAAAAAGAAGATGCCAATTCTTTGCTGATCAAAGGCGAAAACTATGACCAGGACATCATCTCAAAAGAAAGAGAGCGTATCAACGACATCATGTTGAATAATGGCTATTATGATTTTAATCGTAAACTGATTGGTTTTAGAGTTGATACCACAACTCTAGGCGATAGAAAGGTAATGGTTGGAATCGTAGTGAACAATCCTCCTGACAGGGACAGTCATAAGATCTTTAGATTGGACTCAGTTATTTTCAATACGGATGCGGATATTACGGGACTGTCTCAGAAGCGATCTCACAAAACATACAATGGAGTCACCTACCAGTTTCACCAACGTAGGTACAACGAGAAAATATTGGATTGGCGCCTATTCCTACAACCAGATAGCCTTTATAGCAAAGCCAACACCCTGGAGACTCAAAAACAGCTCTCCAACATGGATATTTTCAAATTCATCAATGTAAACTATGACACAACTGGGGGGCAATTCATTGCCAATGTCTTTACAAGTCCCCTGAAGAAATACCAAACCTCTACAGAAGCTGGACTAAGTGTGAGTCAAGGTCTTCCAGGACCTTTTCTAAACATGTCAGTCAAGAACAGAAATATTTTCAAAGGACTAGAAGTGGCAGAATTGAGTGGGCGTGTAGGATTCGAAGGTCTGACAGGTGCAACAGAAACTGGTAACCCCTATTCCAGTTTGGACTATGGGGCCAACCTATCACTTACCTTTCCTCAGTTTGTAATGCCACTGGGCAAAAACATCAAATCAAATCTGGGTAGATTCAACCCCAAAACTAAAATCCTATTTGGTCTCAACTTCAATTCAAGGACTGAGTATCTACGTAACAACATCAATGCCGTATGGGCCTATACCTGGCAAAATTATAACAAGCGAAGAAGCTATACCGTCAATATGATAGATGTCAACTATATCAATTCTGACATTACAGACCCGGCTTATCGCGAATTACTAGAAAATCTAGAAGCACAAGGAAACAACCTTATCCGTTCGTTTGAGCCCTCTTTCATTAGTGGTAGTTCCCTTACCGCCATTTACAATATCAATGAATATGGAAACAAGACTTCTAGGGCGTCTTTTTTGCGCTACCAAATAGAAACTGGCGGAAACTTTATCCAGAGCTTTCCCTATACTGATATTGACAGTGACAACAAACTGGAGTTTTTCAAATTTGCCAAACTCGACGTTGATTTTAGGCAAACCCTTCCAGTCAACTCCATCATCACCCTTGCATATAGAGCGCATGCAGGTGTGGCCATTCCCTACGGAGATAACAAGACGCTACCTTATGAAAAATTCTTTTTTGCAGGTGGTAGTAACAGCATTCGTGCATGGGAACCGAGACGTTTAGGGCCAGGTACCTACCTCCCACTGGATAGCGCGGGGAATTACAGCAACAATTTTGAGCAGCCGGCAGAAATCATCTTAGAACTAAGTGCTGAATTTAGGCATCAATTGTTTGGGCCTATTCATGGCGCCTTCTTCATAGATGCGGGTAATAGCTGGACATTCAATGAATCAGACGACAGACCTGGGGCAAATTTCGAATCAGACTTTTTATCCGAAATTGCAGTCGGAGGTGGCTATGGAGTCCGTGTTGATTTCTCTTTTTTGATACTAAGACTAGATGCCGCCTGGAAACTTATCGACCCTGCAAGTACTTCCAGGTTTTCAGATAACAATCGTTCTTCAGTATTTGACTTACCTGATTATGAAGGATACAATCGACTGATTTGGAACATTGGTATTGGCTACCCATTTTAA
- a CDS encoding AI-2E family transporter yields MNSTNNHLSSISNWILITIAVLASLLYFENFLKSLVIAILIWYLIKKLRDSIAKLKWGKVAPPKWLITISSTVVIFLIIYLITQIISSNIQKLAIELPRHSDNIKALLRQIESALGIDDLEKSFSILFDQYKNEIISYAGSFAGAIGKSIMVLVYVVFILMEESLFGKKIKKVLETTPQGSNIHKVGAAITLLFDKYLSVKIFTSFITGVLSYFVLLIIGVELAGLWAFLIFLFNFIPTVGSIIATAFPSLFAIVQFGGFHEFAWVLTSVGAIQLLVGNLIEPRIMGNRLNISPMVVLIGLTLWGFIWGVTGMLLSVPITATFIIIFSQFNETKALAILLSKNGEIGLVDQSEPQAEVN; encoded by the coding sequence ATGAATTCTACCAACAACCACCTGAGCAGCATTAGCAACTGGATACTAATTACCATTGCGGTTCTTGCCTCACTTTTGTACTTTGAAAACTTTCTTAAATCTCTGGTTATTGCCATTCTGATCTGGTATCTAATCAAGAAGTTAAGAGATTCGATTGCCAAATTAAAATGGGGAAAAGTGGCCCCACCCAAATGGCTGATTACAATATCCAGCACCGTGGTGATCTTTCTCATCATCTACCTGATTACTCAAATCATTTCTTCTAACATTCAAAAACTTGCGATAGAACTACCCAGGCATAGTGATAACATCAAGGCGCTGCTGAGACAGATAGAATCGGCTTTAGGAATTGACGATCTGGAGAAAAGCTTTTCCATTCTATTTGATCAATACAAAAATGAAATCATCTCCTATGCAGGATCTTTCGCTGGGGCCATAGGAAAGTCTATCATGGTCTTGGTATATGTGGTCTTTATTTTGATGGAAGAAAGCCTATTTGGAAAGAAAATTAAAAAGGTGTTGGAAACCACTCCTCAAGGAAGCAACATCCATAAAGTAGGTGCAGCCATCACTTTGCTTTTCGACAAATATCTATCCGTCAAAATATTCACAAGTTTCATCACGGGTGTATTAAGCTATTTTGTCTTGCTCATAATCGGAGTAGAATTGGCTGGGTTGTGGGCTTTTCTTATTTTCCTCTTCAATTTCATTCCTACAGTGGGGTCAATTATAGCTACAGCCTTTCCTTCACTATTTGCCATTGTACAATTTGGAGGTTTTCATGAATTTGCGTGGGTACTAACTAGTGTGGGAGCCATTCAACTTCTAGTGGGTAACCTTATCGAGCCCCGAATCATGGGGAACCGCCTCAACATCAGTCCGATGGTTGTTTTGATTGGATTAACACTATGGGGATTCATATGGGGTGTCACCGGCATGCTCCTGTCAGTCCCTATTACGGCTACTTTCATTATTATTTTCAGTCAATTTAATGAAACTAAAGCCCTGGCAATATTACTTTCTAAAAATGGGGAGATAGGACTGGTCGATCAATCAGAACCACAAGCAGAGGTGAACTAA
- a CDS encoding AI-2E family transporter: MINRTLLTLVVILGLFIFGAWLFMDIFMYVCISIVLATILRPLTNFISRTYVFQVKVPRILAILFSFGTVLGVLSLFMLLFIPLIVEQVNVISTISFDEVYKHLSQPVVKAEDFLIEYGLVNEEDHSLTKTIRTSTIELVRDINFQKILNNVVSLTGGVFVTLMALGFITFFLLLENGIISRLLISVVPNQYFELFITAIHKIEHLLSNYLIGLLLQMLAIFSIAGIGLSIFGVNYALTIAVFAALANLIPYLGPLLGSVFGILVGISTSGHFAIDDVTLILIVKIVSVFAAVQVTDNVVLQPMIFSKSVKAHPLEIFVVIFAAATLAGIPGMIAAIPVYTIIRVSVMEIRNGFNSYQVFQASKN, from the coding sequence ATGATCAATCGCACACTTTTGACCCTGGTGGTCATACTGGGACTTTTTATTTTTGGAGCCTGGCTATTCATGGACATCTTTATGTATGTCTGTATTTCTATTGTATTGGCTACAATCCTCCGTCCTCTTACCAATTTTATCAGTCGTACCTATGTGTTTCAAGTTAAAGTCCCCAGAATTCTGGCCATTCTGTTCTCATTTGGTACTGTACTGGGCGTGCTTAGTTTGTTCATGTTGCTTTTTATTCCGCTGATTGTAGAGCAGGTCAATGTAATATCTACCATTAGTTTTGATGAGGTTTACAAACACCTGTCCCAGCCAGTTGTCAAAGCAGAAGATTTTTTGATAGAATATGGATTGGTCAATGAAGAAGATCATAGCTTGACTAAAACGATAAGGACCTCAACTATTGAGCTGGTTCGAGATATCAATTTTCAGAAAATCCTGAACAATGTGGTTTCTTTAACGGGAGGTGTTTTTGTTACTTTAATGGCTTTAGGATTCATTACGTTTTTCCTCTTGTTAGAGAATGGTATCATCAGTCGACTGTTGATTTCGGTAGTACCTAACCAGTATTTTGAACTTTTTATCACTGCTATTCACAAAATAGAACATTTGCTTTCTAATTACCTCATCGGCTTATTGTTGCAGATGTTGGCCATATTTTCCATTGCCGGTATAGGGTTGTCCATTTTTGGCGTCAATTATGCGCTTACCATCGCAGTGTTTGCTGCTTTGGCCAATTTGATTCCCTATCTTGGGCCTTTATTGGGGTCAGTATTTGGGATTTTGGTAGGGATCTCGACCAGCGGGCATTTTGCTATTGATGATGTGACGTTGATTCTGATCGTAAAGATCGTTTCGGTTTTTGCCGCGGTTCAGGTGACTGACAATGTGGTTTTGCAGCCTATGATTTTTTCTAAAAGTGTGAAAGCCCATCCATTAGAGATATTTGTTGTTATCTTTGCGGCCGCTACATTAGCGGGGATTCCTGGTATGATTGCAGCCATTCCTGTTTATACGATTATTCGTGTTTCGGTCATGGAGATCAGAAATGGATTCAACAGTTATCAAGTTTTTCAAGCATCAAAAAAT
- the hemF gene encoding oxygen-dependent coproporphyrinogen oxidase, giving the protein MNKETIENWFKSLQDNICQEIEKTDEKGKFEEDLWQRPQGGGGRTRIIRGGNIIEKGGVNFSAVSGPTPDKILQALKIDKADFYATGVSIVMHPQSPMVPVIHMNVRYFEMSNGISWFGGGIDLTPHYVDDEDAQYFHSQIKSVCDAHHGSYYPEFKNWADDYFYIKHRNETRGIGGIFFDRLSATPEISMEQRWEFVKDVGQLFAPTYTHFMSKNKDIEYGENEKQWQYLRRGRYVEFNLVLDKGTKFGLDTDGRTESILMSLPPQANWEYNYEVAPGSKEEKTLSLLKKGVDWV; this is encoded by the coding sequence ATGAATAAAGAAACTATAGAAAACTGGTTCAAATCCCTTCAGGACAACATCTGTCAAGAAATCGAAAAAACCGATGAAAAGGGCAAATTCGAAGAAGACCTATGGCAAAGACCACAAGGAGGTGGAGGACGAACACGAATCATCAGAGGTGGCAATATCATCGAAAAAGGTGGGGTTAATTTTTCTGCTGTGAGTGGCCCTACTCCTGACAAAATCCTTCAGGCTCTAAAAATAGACAAAGCCGATTTTTACGCCACAGGCGTATCTATAGTGATGCATCCACAATCTCCTATGGTTCCTGTCATTCATATGAATGTGCGCTATTTTGAGATGAGCAATGGCATCAGCTGGTTCGGTGGTGGTATAGATCTGACACCACATTATGTGGATGACGAAGATGCCCAATACTTTCATTCTCAGATCAAGTCAGTTTGCGATGCCCACCATGGTTCCTACTATCCTGAGTTTAAAAATTGGGCTGATGATTACTTCTACATCAAGCATCGAAATGAAACAAGAGGGATAGGTGGCATATTCTTCGATAGACTTAGCGCAACTCCTGAGATCTCAATGGAGCAACGTTGGGAATTCGTGAAAGACGTAGGACAATTATTCGCCCCTACTTACACTCATTTCATGTCCAAAAACAAGGATATCGAATATGGAGAAAATGAAAAGCAATGGCAATACTTGAGGCGTGGCAGATATGTCGAATTCAATCTAGTGCTCGACAAAGGAACTAAGTTCGGTCTGGACACCGATGGACGAACAGAATCGATACTGATGAGTCTACCCCCACAAGCTAACTGGGAGTACAATTATGAAGTAGCTCCTGGTTCTAAGGAAGAGAAAACACTTTCTCTTCTGAAAAAGGGCGTGGATTGGGTGTAA